The genomic segment GTGTCCGCATTCTGCCACTGGATAGAGGTCATCGGATAGACAGAAGTTGTAACATCTATAAGCCAGCCTCCTTCTGATATACTGCCATTACTACCAGTATTCATCTTTTGCAGATAGACCCTTGGATAGTTTGTCGGTGAGTTTATAGAGGCATAATTACCACCCGAACCCTCAGAATAGCCCCTAAACCTTTGTCCTGTGAGTGTGAAAACTGTGTCTTTTGATACATTGACAGGAAAATTTCCCGAACCGTTAACTGTTGCTATTGACGGCTGCATAGTTGATGCAGCTACTGAATAGTCGTATTCTGTGTATCTTACTAATTCCGCTGTAGAAAGGGTTTCTGAAATACCCCACCCACCTATAATAAGGACTTTGCCATTGGGTAATAATGTCGCTGTATGGTAACACCTTGAGCTTAACATAGAGTTGGTAGTGGAAAATATGCCTGCTGATGGATCATATAACTCTGCTGTGGAGAGGGCAGGTGCTGAATCATTATACCCACCTGTTATAAGAACTTTGCTATTGGGTAACAATGTCGCCATATGTGCAAACCTTGAAGTTGTCATAGAGCCAGTAGTAGAAAATGTACCTACTGATGGGTCATATAACTCTGCTGTGGAAAGTAATCCTGATGAAGGAGTAGAAGAAGTCCCACCTGTAATAAGAACTTTACCATTGGGTAACAATGTTGCTGTGGCGAATTCTCTTACGATTGTCATAGAACCGGTTGTCGAAAATGTACCTGCTGACGGATCATATAACTCTGCTGTGGAAAGTAATCCTGAAGCTGTACCATTAGAAGTCCCACCTGTTATAAGGACTTTGCCGTTAGGTAATAATGTCACTGTATGCCACTGCCTTGCAGTTGACATAGAGCTAGTAGCAGAAAATGTTCCCTCTCCAGCAGGATCATATATTTCCGCTGTGGAGAGAACTACTGAAGCAACATTCCCACCTATTATAAGGACTTTGCCATTAGGTAATAATGTCGCTGTATGACTATATCTTTTAGTTGTCATAGAGCCAGTAGTAGAAAATGTGCCTGATGACGGGTCATATAATTCTGCTGTGGAGAGATATCCTGAAATATTATTCCAACCACCTGTTATAAGAACTTTGCCATTGGGTAACAATGTCGCCGTAGGTAACTCTCTTTTAGATGACATGGAACCGGTAGTTGAAAATGTTCCCGCCCCAGCGGGATCATATAACTCCGCTGTGGAAATACCACCACCCCATCCACCAGTTGTAAGAACTTTGCCGTTAGGTAACAATGTTGCCGTATGCAGTTGCCTTGCAGTTGACATAGAGCCGGTTGCAGAAAATGCACCTGCTGACGGGTCATATAATTCTGCTGTGGAGAGAAATTCTGAAATATTATTCCAACCACCTGTTATAAAGACTTTCCCATTGGGTAACAATGTCACTGTAAAAGATCTTCTTCCTGTTAACATAGAGCCGGTAGTGGAAAATGTACCTGTTGACGGGTCATATAACTCCGCTGTGGAGAGTAATCCTGAATCTGTAGCATTAGAATTACCACCTGTTATAAGAACTTTGCCACTGGGTAACAATGTCGCACTATGAACATATCTTGTTGTTGACATAGAACCGGTTGTCGAAAATGTTCCTGCTGATGGGTCATATAATTCAGCTGTGGAAAAGTATGTTGTACCGTACCCACCTGCTATAAGGACTTTGCCATTGGGCAACAACGTCGCCGTATGACCTTGTTTTGCAGTTGACATAGAACCGGTTGTAGAAAATGTCCCTGCTGATGGGTCATATAATTCAGCTGTTGATAGGTATGCTGAAACAGAATACCCGCCTGCTATAAGGACTTTAGCGTTAGGTAATAATGTTGCTGTGTGGTATGTTCTTGTAGTTGACATAGAACCAGTTGTGGAAAATGTGCCTGTTGCCGGATCATATAATTCTGCTGTGGAAAGAGCTATTACATCACTCCCACCTGTTATAAGAACTTTACCATTGGGCAATAATGTCGCGGTATGATATAGTCTTGCAGTTGACATAGAGCCGGTTGTGGAAAATGTACCTGCTGACGGGTCATATAACTCCGCTGTGGATAGGCTGATAGATGAACCATTATTCACACCTTCATACCCCCCTGTAATAAGAACTTTGCCATTGGGTAACAATGTCGCTGTGTGAAATCCCCTTCTAGTCGTCATAGAGCCAGTTGTGGAAAATGTGCCTGATGATGGATCATATAATTCTGCTGTAGAGAGAAGTGTTGGACCAATATTATACCCGCCTGTTATAAGGACTTTGCCATTAGGCAATAATGTCGCTGCGTGCTGACCTCTTACAGTTGACATAGAGTTAGTTGTTCTCCATGTCGGGTCTATAAGTACCGGATATTTTAAATTCTCATTATTAAATGAAAGTTTTACAAAATGCCTATCATTTTGCTGTAGTTGCAGAGCTTGCTCTGCTTGTTTTGTAGTCAAAGCAAGCTTTGACACTACATTGTCATTGCAGACTTCCCACTTGCCTTCAACTTTTTTACCTGTAGCATCAAAGATAACAGGTTTTGATAGTGTTAGTCCGGAAACATTTATTTCTCCTGATTCATTTATGGAAACATTTTTTGCATTATATTCATATTCAAATTCCAATGGTGCGGTTTTATCTCTTAGTAAAATCATTTCCTGGCACTGGTTATTTTCGAAAACATACAGAATATCAGTTGATTGATAGGCATTTTTGTAGACAAGAACGCCTGACTCAGTTTCAGCTTTACTATCTCCACTAATATGTTTTACAGAAATTTCTTCTCTATTATATTTAACAGTGTAGCCATCTTTTATGTTTTCTGAAAAAATGAATTGTGGATTAGCAGAGCTTTGCCCTGCGGCTACATTACCTACTTCCCGCTTCTTCATCGCCTCCAATGCTTGGACTTCGGCTGGCTTTAGTGAGTCCTTTGATTGCGATGAACCGAGATAAGCCTTCTTTATCTTAATGCCGTCTTTTGTTTTTTCAAATTCAACTCCGACAGAATTTATTATTGAGTCCTGCACTACAGAGTCGTGGAATTTCTCCTGGACAAATCTTGTGACTTGGTTGTTGTTTTTATTTGTAGTCGCAACCCCTTGGGTTGCTTCTTTTCTATCAGCACGCCAAGGGTCTACGACGACTACGTTATTCGATTCTGCTTTCTTTTTTGCTTCAACAAACAAAAATAGATTGCGTTTTGTTTTTTCCATTTGGGGATTTTCAGTAAGTATCTCTTTACATAAATTTATCGCTTTATCTAAATCTCCATAATATGCATACGCAGTTGCAAGATTTGTTTTTGCTTCTAATTTAGCAGAGCTTCGCTCTGCGGCTACACTTACCGCTTTTTCAAGTGTCTTTACTGCTTCTTCGTAATTGCCTTTATTAAAATATGCAAGACCTAAATTATTAAGTCCATCAAAGAAATCTACACGTTTTTGAACCGTCTGACGATATTTTGAGATTGTCTCATCAATATTACCTGTTTTTGCTGCAATTCTGCCAAGGTCGTTTGTCGCTTCATCATATTGCGGGTCTATTTTAAGACATAATTCAAACTCTTTTGACGCTTCTTCAAACATACCCTTTGATGCATATGCACGCCCCATTCCATAATGAAGCGTCTCTGACTGAGGGCAGGTCTTTAAGTTAGCAGTTACAAATGACCAGTGGTCGTGCCAGTCACTGGTACGATTGATGGAAATGTATGCATAAAGCGAAAATAAAATTAATATAGGTAACACAAGAATCGCACTTTTGACATGTCGAACACAAGCAGACCAAGGGTCTGCAACTACATTAGCAAGTCCGCAACCTAATATTAGGCCAAAACCTGCTACGGCTAAATACAAAAATCGTTCGTTGATGATTGTTCTTATCGGGATTATGTTGGAGACAGGAGCTAACGACAGGAAAAATAAAAATATTCCAAAACTAAGTATCGGTTGGGTCTTTTTTAACCGCCAAGCTAAATATATTATACCACATAATACAAAACCACAAATCAGAACTTCAATGTCAGCTGCATATTTTACAGAAAACAGATATTCGGCACTTAATGGATACGGGGCAAACATTAACTTAATATAATATGCAAAACCTTTAACCATCGTAAGCATTTGTGGGATAAATCCGCCCGCCCAGTAGGTTGTCTGTGCTGTCTGCCCGATTACTGTTGAACGAATCAGGACAAAGAAGAATAGTATGGCAAAATATGGGAAAGAACGATAAAAGGCACTAAAGAGTTTTTGTTTGTTCAATATATATTCATATGCAAGAATTACCAATGGTAATGAGATTGCCATCTCTTTGGAAAGCAGCGACAATATAAAACAGGAAGTGGGAAGTAGGAAGCCCTCCACTAAATCTTTGGCGGGCAAGTAGGAAGTTGAAAATTGTTTATTATTTGTGTTTTGCGTATGTTCCGCGTGTTTTATATAGAAAATCAAACTTAGCAAATAGAAAAACAAAAACAGTATGTTTGAACGCTGGCTGACCCAGGCTACTGTTTCTGCCTGGACAGGATGGATTAGAAAAACTATTGCTGTAATAAATGCAGGGAGTTCTTTTCTAGTTATTAAAAATATTAGCCAGAATAGCAGAAGTCCATTGATTAAGTGAATTATTAGATTTGCCAGGTGAAATGACTTCGGATTAAGTCCGGAAAGCTTATAGTTTAATGCATAACTGAATGTTGTTAGCGGTCGCCAGATGTCGCGGTTCATTTGCGGGTTATTGGAAGATGTTCCCGGTGAGAAAAACTTTGCAACCGGAGTTAATGTACGGATATTCTCGTTTAATACGATAAATGTGTCATCATCATAAAGAAACTGGTTATTAGCGACATTCTTCCAAACTAAAAATCCACTAATAATCAATAATATACTAAAAAATATGTTTTTTTTCATATTCACTTTTCCCTATATCTATATTATTATATATAACGGACTTTTTACTTTATGTCAATGGCTTTTTGAAACTTTTTTACCTTCCGAAATATATCCCCCATTTAGTTAGACGAACAACTTTCAAAAACTCTGCATTGAAAATTATTTTTTTTCATATTATTAATCCTTACTGATTACTACAATATGGTACGGTTGAGTAAGTTGCTGGGTGACGGTGGTGTTTGGTGATGGGACTGTTTCTACTGTTTCTATGTAGATATTGCTGTCTGTTTCTTCTATTTCTGATATTTGTATTCCGTAACCGCCGGTTTTTTGCTCGCCCATAAAAACTGCTATAACAATTTCTTTGTTGAAATCTATTTCGGGAATAGAACCTGTTTTGCCTGTGTGTGTTTCCCACAGGGCCTGCCA from the Elusimicrobiota bacterium genome contains:
- a CDS encoding kelch repeat-containing protein, with protein sequence MKKNIFFSILLIISGFLVWKNVANNQFLYDDDTFIVLNENIRTLTPVAKFFSPGTSSNNPQMNRDIWRPLTTFSYALNYKLSGLNPKSFHLANLIIHLINGLLLFWLIFLITRKELPAFITAIVFLIHPVQAETVAWVSQRSNILFLFFYLLSLIFYIKHAEHTQNTNNKQFSTSYLPAKDLVEGFLLPTSCFILSLLSKEMAISLPLVILAYEYILNKQKLFSAFYRSFPYFAILFFFVLIRSTVIGQTAQTTYWAGGFIPQMLTMVKGFAYYIKLMFAPYPLSAEYLFSVKYAADIEVLICGFVLCGIIYLAWRLKKTQPILSFGIFLFFLSLAPVSNIIPIRTIINERFLYLAVAGFGLILGCGLANVVADPWSACVRHVKSAILVLPILILFSLYAYISINRTSDWHDHWSFVTANLKTCPQSETLHYGMGRAYASKGMFEEASKEFELCLKIDPQYDEATNDLGRIAAKTGNIDETISKYRQTVQKRVDFFDGLNNLGLAYFNKGNYEEAVKTLEKAVSVAAERSSAKLEAKTNLATAYAYYGDLDKAINLCKEILTENPQMEKTKRNLFLFVEAKKKAESNNVVVVDPWRADRKEATQGVATTNKNNNQVTRFVQEKFHDSVVQDSIINSVGVEFEKTKDGIKIKKAYLGSSQSKDSLKPAEVQALEAMKKREVGNVAAGQSSANPQFIFSENIKDGYTVKYNREEISVKHISGDSKAETESGVLVYKNAYQSTDILYVFENNQCQEMILLRDKTAPLEFEYEYNAKNVSINESGEINVSGLTLSKPVIFDATGKKVEGKWEVCNDNVVSKLALTTKQAEQALQLQQNDRHFVKLSFNNENLKYPVLIDPTWRTTNSMSTVRGQHAATLLPNGKVLITGGYNIGPTLLSTAELYDPSSGTFSTTGSMTTRRGFHTATLLPNGKVLITGGYEGVNNGSSISLSTAELYDPSAGTFSTTGSMSTARLYHTATLLPNGKVLITGGSDVIALSTAELYDPATGTFSTTGSMSTTRTYHTATLLPNAKVLIAGGYSVSAYLSTAELYDPSAGTFSTTGSMSTAKQGHTATLLPNGKVLIAGGYGTTYFSTAELYDPSAGTFSTTGSMSTTRYVHSATLLPSGKVLITGGNSNATDSGLLSTAELYDPSTGTFSTTGSMLTGRRSFTVTLLPNGKVFITGGWNNISEFLSTAELYDPSAGAFSATGSMSTARQLHTATLLPNGKVLTTGGWGGGISTAELYDPAGAGTFSTTGSMSSKRELPTATLLPNGKVLITGGWNNISGYLSTAELYDPSSGTFSTTGSMTTKRYSHTATLLPNGKVLIIGGNVASVVLSTAEIYDPAGEGTFSATSSMSTARQWHTVTLLPNGKVLITGGTSNGTASGLLSTAELYDPSAGTFSTTGSMTIVREFATATLLPNGKVLITGGTSSTPSSGLLSTAELYDPSVGTFSTTGSMTTSRFAHMATLLPNSKVLITGGYNDSAPALSTAELYDPSAGIFSTTNSMLSSRCYHTATLLPNGKVLIIGGWGISETLSTAELVRYTEYDYSVAASTMQPSIATVNGSGNFPVNVSKDTVFTLTGQRFRGYSEGSGGNYASINSPTNYPRVYLQKMNTGSNGSISEGGWLIDVTTSVYPMTSIQWQNADTEMSFKTPNNLASGFWLLSVMSNAIPSNGVVVNCVWPEPNNHAPVLTWTNEPNYTASGVYPLAGSTTSQFVYRVMYSDADNDAPSTTSPRVHIKNGGVEISGSPFTMTYVSGNYNTGAIYTYSKTGLSAGSEYTYYFETYDVWNSSAIGTPVTPIDAPDAIAKKGPTLSWTEDINYITDGLDPEIGASTNTYIYRVKYIHEDNDAPASGYPKLYIKKSGTNITGSPFTMTAVDTADTTYTDGKIYSSSMTLALGTDYTYYFSAYDVWNSSATGTPTTSIDAPDIVDITPPTQITNLTAATGSTLGTAEITWSAPSDEVGVASYILKYAITPISSQADFNNATTYTQTWIPSAYGTIESKTLGNLSEGATYYFAIESADTSGNPSLMSNTTSCFIKAITYNHFEVTAPTSVPAGNDFSITIAAKSSSNDTITSYSGTVNIQTVLTSNETRAGGGILGVSIANLVNGTVTISNQTYTKAENIKIRVTDINSITGKSSSITVIGFADNTSKLSISANPGTIITGQSSEITATLIDVYGNALNNVYVGFSVVKGSGSISASSVLTDTNGQAKVTFKRDTAIKPEVNTIRATVNNLTADANVNVGVLIYSTVGGTIVASEDPNTTATIPPNAIVNNIFICINTLTDLTIIHKNKIHNATDKVTGKVISNAVREFAAYKDDGDCYTDNFDELVNIKIPYKDDNNDNIADGTDISVDDLKIVRLDENKEEWKVVTDGQNKVDKANKVVEAQVQHFSIYTIGKAISVNLDNLKVYPNPVNFSKSVRNTLKFTNLPKNPKIKIYNVSGRLVRTLDTGTSNNDGTSGKAEWNGKNEENDEVETGLYIYIIEGENGDKKTGRIGVIK